A single genomic interval of Hyphomicrobium methylovorum harbors:
- a CDS encoding glutathione S-transferase family protein, giving the protein MRIIETHRAPNPRRVSIFLAEKGIDVPREERNMMTENLSSPDFVDLNPWQRVPVLVLDDGRTIAESVAICRYFEEMYPEPALFGSGAFGKAQVEMWNRRAELGLFNAVTAVFRHLHPKIAHLEVPQVASWGEANRAKTEAELARLNTRLGESRYLAGDAYSIADITLLVAIDFMKPARAGSAEGFQHVMRWYSEVSSRSSASA; this is encoded by the coding sequence ATGCGGATCATCGAAACGCACCGTGCACCAAATCCGAGGCGCGTCTCCATCTTCCTAGCGGAAAAAGGCATCGATGTTCCGCGCGAAGAGCGCAACATGATGACGGAGAACTTATCCTCTCCGGACTTCGTGGATCTGAACCCCTGGCAGCGCGTGCCCGTGCTCGTGCTTGACGACGGGCGCACCATTGCCGAGTCCGTCGCGATCTGCCGGTACTTTGAAGAGATGTACCCGGAGCCCGCATTGTTCGGCAGTGGCGCGTTTGGGAAGGCTCAAGTCGAAATGTGGAATCGCCGCGCGGAACTCGGGCTTTTCAATGCAGTCACAGCCGTGTTCCGCCATCTTCATCCGAAGATCGCTCACCTCGAGGTGCCGCAAGTGGCCTCATGGGGAGAAGCAAACCGCGCGAAGACGGAAGCTGAGTTGGCGCGGCTGAACACCCGTCTTGGAGAGAGTCGTTATCTCGCTGGCGATGCGTATTCCATCGCCGATATCACACTGCTCGTCGCAATCGATTTTATGAAGCCGGCACGCGCAGGAAGTGCCGAAGGATTTCAGCACGTCATGCGTTGGTATTCTGAGGTCTCGTCGCGATCATCCGCCTCCGCATGA